GAATGGCATACCGGACCTTTCAAATATTTCTCAGGATTTCCGTCCTTAATTACTCTGGAGATAAAGGTAAATGTCGAATCCATGGCATCAGAATATTTTTCAATGAATTCATCTTTATGAGCATACGAAGCATAAAACCCATTCGATGCCAGAAAACCTTTTTCAAGCATCACTTGTGTGAAAAGCGTTTTCAAAACCAGTGGATTCTTATATTTGAAATCAAAATGCTCCAATGGGTCGATACCTGAGATCTCAATCTCAATACCATGTTTTGAAGCCACAGTTGCCCACAGGTCTTTCACTTTCCTTCCGGCCCTTATCAAATGCTCGGTGACGTTGTTATCCTTCATCTTATTTATAGTTGCAATAGCTGCCGTTGGTCCGATTCTGTCCGTCCAGTAGGTGCTGCTTATAAAAGTATCCTGTGCGACCTCCATGACATCTCGTTTGCCTATTATTGCCGCCATCGGGAAACCATTGCTGATACCCTTTGCAAACACAGCTATATCAGGTTTAAGGCCAAAAAGCAGATGAGCACCCCCATTATTCAATCTGAAACCTGCGGTTATTTCATCCACTATCAGGATTATGCCCATTTCATTTGTCACACGTCTGATCGTTTCAATGAACTCTTTATCCGGGAAATTGTTCCTGATGGATTCCATGACCACTACGCCAATACTGTCTTTGTGCTCATTGATGAGTTTCAGGAAACCCTGCGTATCATTATAATTAAATGGGCATGTTAAACCTTTTAGACTCCTGGGTACGCCTATTGGGTTCAATCCAGGCAACAGATGCCCGTCAAGCGACTTCTCATCCCCAAGATTCGAAGAGAGATACCAGTCATGCCAGCCGTGATAGCCGCAGAAGAGCACAACATCTTTGCCAGCTTTTGCTCTCGCTATCCTCACAGCCACTGACATGGCTTCCCCGCCTGTTCTTGCATATCTCACCATATCAGCCCAGGGATGAAGTTCTATAAGTAGCTCAGCAAGTTCCACTTCCTCAGGAGCATTCAGGGTGCACATATTTCCTTTATCAACAGCTGACTTGACGGCTTTATTAATATCATCATCTGCGTATCCAAGGACACAGGAGCCAACACCCATCGTGCTCATATCAGTATATCTGTTCCCGTCCAGATCCCATACTTCACACCCTTTAGCCCTGTCGTAATAAGCAGGCCATAGTTCCGGGAGGAACATCTCGGGTCTCTTTGATAAAAGTTGAGTTCCACCTGGTATCAGGTCCTTCGCCTTTTTGTAAAGCTCTTGTGACGCGCTCATATTTTACTCCTCAATATTATCTAAATTTAATGTTTTATCTTCCTTCAGAGACTTCAGATACCCTTCATTTCTAATGATATGCTGATTTATTTGCTCAATTTCTGGTTTTTCGATTATCAAACTAAGAATGTCAGCCATACCAAATAACTGGTTTTTATTATAAAGATACTTGTATACCAATCTCAAAAAGTCCAGATCTTCTGCATTGTCCAGTGTCCACCTTTTTTGTGACAGATCTTCTTTGGACTCCAGACTGGAATATTTAAAAAATTCTGGATTATTCCTGATATAGGGAGTCACATGTTCCCTCTCTGAAGCAA
This portion of the Methanosarcinales archaeon genome encodes:
- a CDS encoding aminotransferase class III-fold pyridoxal phosphate-dependent enzyme, with amino-acid sequence MSASQELYKKAKDLIPGGTQLLSKRPEMFLPELWPAYYDRAKGCEVWDLDGNRYTDMSTMGVGSCVLGYADDDINKAVKSAVDKGNMCTLNAPEEVELAELLIELHPWADMVRYARTGGEAMSVAVRIARAKAGKDVVLFCGYHGWHDWYLSSNLGDEKSLDGHLLPGLNPIGVPRSLKGLTCPFNYNDTQGFLKLINEHKDSIGVVVMESIRNNFPDKEFIETIRRVTNEMGIILIVDEITAGFRLNNGGAHLLFGLKPDIAVFAKGISNGFPMAAIIGKRDVMEVAQDTFISSTYWTDRIGPTAAIATINKMKDNNVTEHLIRAGRKVKDLWATVASKHGIEIEISGIDPLEHFDFKYKNPLVLKTLFTQVMLEKGFLASNGFYASYAHKDEFIEKYSDAMDSTFTFISRVIKDGNPEKYLKGPVCHS